The genomic segment atataatgtccACATAATATTTGTCAATGTAATAGCTCATAATATGAATGCTTAATTAAGAATTTTGGTTCATTATTATCATGAGcggtatcatcattattatcattattattaagtcCAATTTGAAAAGCCTAATTTATTAGTTCATCGCCTGGCCCTCTTCCTCTTTGGCTGCTCAGGCAGGGGCTCCTCACTAATGTCCACATCAACGACAGGTGCGTGAGGTTTCAGGGTGGGACTGCAATAGGACTCTGAGATCCAGACTCTGCCATCTGCATCCTCTGTCTCCACAAAAGAAGGACAGTTGAACTTCTCCCACATGCGCTGTTTGATCACTCTGCCCATCTGAAGATCATAACGGCAAACATTGCCAGACTTGGTGGTCAACTTTGGATCTACCACGGAGTGGTACATTCTCTTGAAGTCCTCCACATTGTAGCCGTGGATCTTCAGAGGCTCCTCTTGGAGCTGTGGTCCGTTGCTGAAGCTGGACTTTGAGTTCTGGGTAGATGTTGATGCTGAGGTTAGCTGGCGGAGGTCAGGGACCACAGCAGCATTCTTAATGTAGCGCTCATCCAGAGGCTCCTTCATCTGCCTGAGGCTGCTCTGTAGAGcagcttccctcctcttcctctcagcgGCCTACGTAGAGGTAGAATAGATGCATTTCATTTATTAGgccttttcattttcattaattaggcctacaattCCTTTCATGAAGGTAACACAGACAGAAGCTACTGTATATGAGACTGTATCTTACCTCAGCTTTGTAAGAGGAATCATCAAGATGAGGAAAGAacatgtcctctctctcccttggagACGGTGACCACTCGAAGGGGATGTCAATGTCCTGAGGACTGAGTTTCTCTCCATCATGCAAGTCTTTGCCCCCGATAAAACCATGGCAGGGTGTCTGGGTTATTCCCAACACCTGGTTGAGGCTATAGGGCAGACCTGTAAAAGATGCCTGAGAGCAGACGGGAGCAGCCTGTGAGACATGCAGGGCCTTGGGCGCCTGCTTCTGCACTTTGCTGGGCATGGCACAGCGAGGCTTGGCCTGTTTGCACCTCCGTCCTTTGGTCTTGCAGCTGGTATTGTCACCACCGCTGGCACCTGGCTGGGTATGGAGTCCTGACCTGAAGACATTCTGGGGCCCAGGCAGTTGGACATGCAGGGCCGGGGTCTGCACTTCACAGGGCACGATGCGGCAAGGGTCGGCCTGCCTCTTTCTCCGACCTTTGGTCTCACTGCTATCCGCATTGCCACTGATGACACTACCTTGGGCATGGTGTTTAAAATACGTATGATCCTGGAGTTCCCTGATCTTTCCGGGTTGAGCTACTGGAGCTGCCTGGGATGTGGGTCCACCTTGTTGGCCAGTGTTCTGGTGGTGAACAGGTTGCCCAAGACTCAGTAAGATAGAGGCAACTTCAAGTGTTTCCTGGAGAGGAGCCTTGGGCACAACGTATGTCTTGTTGTCCACCTGAGAACCTACTCCAATCTCTGCTGCCTAGAAGAATACGGGGAGGTTAGGCTATGAAAGTCATGTAAATGAAGTAGACCTTCACTCCAATCTTGTCATGGCACCAAACCGCAAAACTTACCTGTGCAACATCAGCCTGCTCTTTTCTTGAAATCAGTGGCTGAGTTGGCTTGATTCCTCCAACAGTGGTCTGAAATCCCTCTCGAGTGGAGGGGATAACAAACTCTGAGATGAATCCACAGCGAGACCCCGGAGGTCCAGTTCTTTTTATACGCAGGATCAGTGGGCCACAGCTACTGTTGCAGGTTGCCTCAG from the Engraulis encrasicolus isolate BLACKSEA-1 chromosome 14, IST_EnEncr_1.0, whole genome shotgun sequence genome contains:
- the LOC134463266 gene encoding uncharacterized protein LOC134463266, which encodes MIRASESHSLNGHYGLRRNIVLSKRLQDYYLEGLSLSKKKCVHTMTNGAKAHSSTVQAPLHLPVSTEATCNSSCGPLILRIKRTGPPGSRCGFISEFVIPSTREGFQTTVGGIKPTQPLISRKEQADVAQAAEIGVGSQVDNKTYVVPKAPLQETLEVASILLSLGQPVHHQNTGQQGGPTSQAAPVAQPGKIRELQDHTYFKHHAQGSVISGNADSSETKGRRKRQADPCRIVPCEVQTPALHVQLPGPQNVFRSGLHTQPGASGGDNTSCKTKGRRCKQAKPRCAMPSKVQKQAPKALHVSQAAPVCSQASFTGLPYSLNQVLGITQTPCHGFIGGKDLHDGEKLSPQDIDIPFEWSPSPREREDMFFPHLDDSSYKAEAAERKRREAALQSSLRQMKEPLDERYIKNAAVVPDLRQLTSASTSTQNSKSSFSNGPQLQEEPLKIHGYNVEDFKRMYHSVVDPKLTTKSGNVCRYDLQMGRVIKQRMWEKFNCPSFVETEDADGRVWISESYCSPTLKPHAPVVDVDISEEPLPEQPKRKRARR